From Halostella salina, one genomic window encodes:
- a CDS encoding universal stress protein produces MGKRILVAYDGSPQSEDALDYALTEHAGDELVLLYAIDPGEAGYGGRAATPSYPEEWYEEAREDAAETLSSAADRADAAGVDAETAIEVGGPANAIVEYAEAEDIDHIVTGSHGRSGVTRILLGSVAEAVIRRSPVPVTVVR; encoded by the coding sequence ATGGGAAAGCGGATACTCGTGGCGTACGACGGCTCGCCCCAGTCCGAGGACGCGCTGGACTACGCGCTGACGGAGCACGCCGGCGACGAACTCGTCCTGCTGTACGCCATCGACCCCGGCGAGGCCGGCTACGGCGGCCGTGCGGCGACCCCGAGCTACCCCGAGGAGTGGTACGAGGAAGCCCGCGAGGACGCCGCGGAAACGCTGTCGTCGGCAGCCGACCGCGCCGATGCCGCCGGCGTCGACGCCGAGACGGCCATCGAGGTCGGCGGTCCGGCCAACGCCATCGTGGAGTACGCCGAGGCGGAGGACATCGACCACATCGTCACGGGGAGCCACGGCCGGTCCGGCGTCACGCGCATCCTGCTCGGGAGCGTCGCGGAGGCGGTGATCCGGCGCTCGCCGGTGCCGGTGACGGTCGTGCGCTGA
- a CDS encoding amphi-Trp domain-containing protein, which produces MVQRTDATLSMTREELSGYLRRLADELEGEGNVTVPVDNRKVQLHPSDSITCDVEVVERSSRLRSDRETVSIEMRWKPRREGT; this is translated from the coding sequence ATGGTTCAGCGGACGGACGCCACGCTGTCGATGACGCGCGAGGAACTGAGCGGGTATCTGCGACGGCTGGCCGACGAACTGGAGGGGGAGGGGAACGTCACCGTGCCGGTGGACAACCGGAAGGTACAGCTCCACCCCTCGGACTCGATCACCTGCGACGTGGAGGTCGTGGAGCGGTCGTCGCGGCTGCGGAGCGACCGCGAGACGGTGAGCATCGAGATGCGCTGGAAGCCGCGGCGAGAGGGGACGTAG
- a CDS encoding alpha/beta fold hydrolase gives MTLPDDWTAGTVRANGIDLGYYRTGEGPPVVLAHGMFDSGRRWVPLGSDLADEHEVIAYDARGHGRSDAPESGYDIDSRIADLVGLVEGLDLADPVLVGHSMGAATVALAAAEHPDLPRGLVLEDPSRFRRRPEMSVEAARSAARERLKEAKAQSVAERIDEHYDDCDPDHARRLAAAVDDCSPHIAKLAQEHRPVAAAFDGITRPTLVLRRDLDVPDRVDDLNAADRLTDGRLVHIPDAGHYVFRDASDAATAELRTFLRRL, from the coding sequence ATGACGCTGCCCGACGACTGGACTGCGGGGACCGTCCGGGCGAACGGTATCGACCTCGGGTACTACCGAACGGGCGAGGGGCCGCCGGTCGTTCTCGCGCACGGGATGTTCGACAGCGGCCGACGCTGGGTGCCGCTGGGGTCGGACCTGGCCGACGAGCACGAGGTGATCGCCTACGACGCACGCGGTCACGGCCGGTCGGACGCCCCGGAGTCCGGGTACGACATCGACTCGCGGATCGCCGACCTCGTCGGACTCGTCGAGGGGCTGGACCTCGCCGATCCGGTCCTCGTCGGGCATTCGATGGGGGCTGCGACGGTCGCGCTGGCCGCCGCGGAGCATCCTGACCTGCCTCGCGGCCTCGTGCTCGAAGACCCGTCGCGATTCCGGCGACGCCCGGAGATGAGCGTCGAGGCGGCACGGTCGGCCGCCCGGGAGCGCCTGAAGGAGGCGAAAGCGCAGTCCGTGGCGGAACGGATCGACGAACACTACGACGACTGCGACCCCGACCACGCGCGCCGGCTGGCGGCAGCGGTCGACGACTGCAGCCCCCACATCGCGAAACTCGCGCAGGAACACCGACCGGTCGCGGCGGCGTTCGACGGGATCACCCGCCCGACGCTCGTGTTGCGCCGCGACCTCGACGTCCCGGACCGCGTGGACGACCTGAACGCCGCCGACCGGCTGACCGACGGCCGGCTCGTCCACATCCCCGACGCCGGCCACTACGTGTTCCGCGACGCGTCCGACGCCGCAACTGCCGAACTCCGGACGTTCCTGCGGCGGCTGTGA
- a CDS encoding KaiC domain-containing protein — MVAVSDRLDDDWFESAVDDGSADETDEDDTEPRADDPADGTAEAEPSTDDAPPADPDTSADDTDTDDDSLFEDDFADALSDAGRTDLPDDDAEGFGEALDVPDEPFGEDDGDPVSNEFGVGGGDFGMGAVGGDFGGGSAGEFDDERLDSDLPRIELGIDGLDEMIQGGVPERSLMVTIGSAGTGKTTFGLQFLNHALEAGERAIYITLEESRKRVINSATEKGWAFDEYVDDDRLAIVDIDPIEMANSLASIRSELPRLIEEFGASRLVLDSVSLLEMMYDDRATRRNEIYDFTKSLKRAGVTTMLTSEASQDNAYASRHGIVEYLTDAVFVLQYVRPSDFRETRLAVEIQKIRDANHSRETKPYEITNEGISVYRQANIF, encoded by the coding sequence GTGGTCGCCGTGAGCGACCGCCTCGACGACGACTGGTTCGAGAGCGCCGTCGATGACGGCTCTGCGGACGAGACGGACGAGGACGACACGGAGCCGAGAGCCGACGACCCGGCCGACGGCACCGCCGAGGCGGAGCCCTCGACCGACGACGCTCCACCCGCCGACCCCGACACCTCGGCTGACGACACCGACACCGACGACGACTCGCTGTTCGAGGACGACTTCGCCGACGCGCTGTCGGACGCCGGCAGGACCGACCTGCCGGACGACGACGCCGAGGGGTTCGGCGAGGCCCTCGACGTGCCGGACGAACCGTTCGGCGAGGACGACGGCGACCCGGTGAGCAACGAGTTCGGCGTCGGGGGCGGCGACTTCGGCATGGGCGCGGTCGGCGGCGACTTCGGCGGCGGGTCCGCCGGCGAGTTCGACGACGAGCGGCTCGACTCCGACCTCCCGCGGATCGAACTCGGCATCGACGGATTAGACGAGATGATCCAAGGCGGCGTCCCCGAGCGCTCGCTGATGGTCACCATCGGCAGCGCGGGCACCGGGAAGACCACCTTCGGCCTCCAGTTCCTCAACCACGCGCTGGAGGCCGGCGAGCGCGCCATCTACATCACGCTGGAGGAGAGCCGCAAGCGGGTGATCAACAGCGCCACCGAGAAAGGCTGGGCGTTCGACGAGTACGTCGACGACGACCGCCTCGCGATCGTCGACATCGACCCCATCGAGATGGCAAACAGCCTCGCCTCGATCCGGAGCGAACTCCCCCGGCTCATCGAGGAGTTCGGGGCCTCGCGGCTCGTGCTGGACTCCGTCTCGCTGCTGGAGATGATGTACGACGACCGCGCGACCCGCCGCAACGAGATCTACGACTTCACCAAGAGCCTCAAGCGCGCCGGCGTGACGACGATGCTGACCAGCGAGGCCAGCCAGGACAACGCCTACGCCTCCCGGCACGGCATCGTCGAGTACCTCACCGACGCCGTGTTCGTCCTCCAGTACGTCCGCCCCTCGGACTTCCGGGAGACCCGGCTGGCCGTCGAGATCCAGAAGATCCGCGACGCCAACCACTCCCGCGAGACCAAGCCCTACGAGATCACCAACGAGGGGATCAGCGTCTACCGGCAGGCGAACATTTTCTAA
- a CDS encoding NAD(+)/NADH kinase — MHVGLVGQRGNDRAATLVADLRETLSADGVDCLVDAATASALSVDGVAVDRMADCDLVVSIGGDGTFLFAARGAGSTPIMGVNLGEVGFLNAVPPAEAVDAVRDEVARLRETGTARYREEPRLRAAGDGWSLEPAINEVVVQGRQRGPDNGATITVEVDGAAYASGHADGVLIATGTGSTAYNLSEGGPLVRPGVDALVVTEMCAEDGMPPLVTDDGSEVTVRIEDAEIGYAISDGRTQQELSPPATVRVTTAETPVRIAGPPVDFFQALDKLD, encoded by the coding sequence ATGCACGTCGGGCTCGTCGGACAGCGGGGTAACGACCGCGCCGCCACACTGGTCGCCGACCTCCGCGAGACGCTGTCGGCCGACGGCGTCGACTGCCTGGTCGACGCGGCGACCGCCTCGGCGCTGTCGGTCGACGGTGTGGCGGTCGACCGGATGGCCGACTGCGACCTCGTGGTGAGCATCGGCGGCGACGGCACGTTCCTCTTTGCGGCCCGCGGCGCGGGGTCGACGCCGATCATGGGCGTCAACCTCGGCGAGGTCGGCTTTCTCAACGCCGTCCCGCCGGCGGAGGCGGTCGACGCGGTCCGCGACGAGGTCGCCCGGCTCCGCGAGACCGGGACGGCGAGATACCGCGAGGAGCCCCGCCTGCGGGCGGCGGGCGACGGCTGGTCACTGGAGCCGGCGATAAACGAGGTGGTCGTCCAGGGCCGCCAGCGCGGTCCCGACAACGGCGCGACGATCACGGTCGAGGTCGACGGGGCGGCGTACGCGAGCGGGCACGCCGACGGCGTCCTCATCGCGACCGGGACCGGGAGCACGGCGTACAACCTGAGCGAGGGCGGGCCGCTGGTCCGGCCGGGCGTCGACGCGCTGGTGGTCACGGAGATGTGCGCCGAGGACGGGATGCCGCCGCTGGTGACCGACGACGGGAGCGAGGTGACGGTCCGGATCGAGGACGCCGAAATCGGCTACGCGATCAGCGACGGCCGGACACAGCAGGAGCTGTCGCCGCCGGCGACCGTCCGGGTGACGACCGCGGAGACGCCGGTCCGGATCGCCGGGCCGCCGGTCGACTTCTTCCAGGCGCTCGATAAGCTCGACTGA
- the mptA gene encoding GTP cyclohydrolase MptA, which translates to MSEQLPDVQAASPDVTVGLSQVGVTGVEKLVKIARNGKRPIVLNAEFEVFVDLPSWRKGADMSRNMEVVDEILEEAVSEETYRVEDVCGDAAERLLDKHDYTTKAEVSMEAEYVVRDETPESGKPTQNTVDIIASATASEDGTREEIGARVTGMTVCPCSQQMMSGRAREKLRELDVAEDDVREFLAEVPQAGHAQRGHATLTVESEGAPEVDLNELIEVARDSMSARIYNLAKRPDEDHMTYQAHANAKFVEDCVRSMAQGVVREFPDLPDEAIVTMKQSNDESIHQHNAHAERQVEVGTVRRELAADFE; encoded by the coding sequence ATGAGTGAGCAACTGCCGGACGTGCAGGCCGCCAGTCCGGACGTGACTGTCGGGCTGAGTCAGGTCGGTGTCACCGGCGTCGAGAAGCTCGTGAAGATCGCACGGAACGGCAAGCGCCCGATCGTGTTGAACGCCGAGTTCGAGGTGTTCGTCGACCTGCCGAGCTGGCGGAAGGGTGCGGACATGTCCCGCAACATGGAGGTCGTCGACGAGATACTGGAGGAGGCGGTGAGCGAGGAGACGTACCGCGTCGAGGACGTCTGTGGCGACGCCGCCGAGCGCCTGCTCGACAAGCACGACTACACCACCAAGGCGGAGGTGTCGATGGAGGCGGAGTACGTCGTCCGCGACGAGACGCCCGAGAGCGGCAAGCCGACCCAGAACACCGTCGACATCATCGCCAGCGCGACGGCGAGCGAGGACGGCACCCGCGAGGAGATCGGTGCCCGCGTCACGGGGATGACGGTGTGTCCCTGCTCCCAGCAGATGATGAGCGGGCGCGCCCGGGAGAAGCTCCGCGAACTCGACGTCGCCGAGGACGACGTCCGGGAGTTCCTCGCCGAGGTTCCCCAGGCCGGCCACGCCCAGCGCGGCCACGCCACGCTGACCGTCGAGAGCGAGGGCGCGCCGGAGGTCGACCTGAACGAACTGATCGAGGTGGCCCGCGACTCGATGAGCGCGCGGATCTACAACCTCGCGAAGCGCCCCGACGAGGACCACATGACCTATCAGGCCCACGCGAACGCGAAGTTCGTCGAGGACTGCGTGCGCTCGATGGCCCAGGGCGTCGTCCGGGAGTTCCCGGACCTGCCCGACGAGGCCATCGTGACGATGAAGCAGTCCAACGACGAGTCGATCCACCAGCACAACGCCCACGCCGAGCGCCAGGTCGAGGTCGGCACCGTCCGCCGCGAACTGGCCGCGGACTTCGAGTAA
- a CDS encoding TrmB family transcriptional regulator, with protein sequence MASLRDLGLSEYEARAYRALLNTGPTTAKELSRASDVPMGRIYDVLNSIEQYNLVRSQTASRPKKYVAVEPSTALDRLLEDKKRELDEKAEQYESIVDDLSDELDAAEPVEEQFWTAAVGPEETTDLLLERLSAADRRVVMVASHQSPQFDISEVGVLITEQLEEALSRGVEVDLLMTPGLVDSLPPAVGKRYRRSLSDHPDFNVRTTDAISGTFNLIDDIEVCIQVPNPLDADEPFAMIDLKDPEFAADVHETFQPTWEEAEPLSF encoded by the coding sequence ATGGCGAGTTTGAGGGACCTGGGGCTGTCGGAGTACGAGGCGCGCGCGTACCGTGCGCTGCTGAACACGGGACCGACAACCGCCAAAGAGTTGTCACGGGCCAGCGACGTGCCGATGGGCCGCATCTACGACGTGCTGAACAGCATCGAGCAGTACAACCTCGTCCGGAGCCAGACGGCGAGCCGGCCGAAGAAGTACGTCGCCGTCGAGCCGTCGACCGCGCTCGACCGCCTGCTGGAGGACAAGAAGCGCGAACTCGACGAGAAGGCCGAGCAGTACGAGAGCATCGTCGACGACCTGAGCGACGAACTCGACGCCGCCGAACCCGTCGAGGAGCAGTTCTGGACCGCCGCGGTCGGCCCGGAGGAGACGACCGACCTCCTGCTCGAACGCCTCTCGGCGGCCGACCGGCGGGTCGTGATGGTCGCCTCCCACCAGTCCCCGCAGTTCGACATCAGCGAGGTGGGCGTCCTGATCACCGAGCAACTGGAGGAGGCGCTCTCCCGCGGCGTCGAGGTCGACCTGCTGATGACCCCCGGCCTCGTCGACTCGCTCCCCCCGGCCGTGGGCAAGCGCTACCGCCGGTCGCTGTCGGACCACCCCGACTTCAACGTCCGCACCACCGACGCCATCTCCGGGACGTTCAACCTCATCGACGACATCGAGGTGTGCATCCAGGTGCCCAACCCGCTCGACGCCGACGAACCGTTCGCCATGATCGACCTCAAGGACCCCGAGTTCGCCGCTGACGTGCACGAAACCTTCCAGCCGACGTGGGAGGAGGCCGAACCCCTTTCCTTCTAA
- a CDS encoding DUF255 domain-containing protein: MDDSAAATRVEWREWGPAAFEAADRAGKPVLLSLAATWCTHCHEMDEATYSEPRIAANVNDGFVPVRVDVDRHPRVGERYNMGGFPSTVFLTPDGEVLTGAGYLGPDGMRQVIDSVRKTWDAKGTSAGSVPRAVQGNDTPAGELTDDVEGRMVGQLRAAYDETAGGWGTDAKFPMPRTVEFALKREREQALRSLSAVSANLLDDYAGGFFRYATEADWSGIQYEKVLDTNAALLRAFANGYLYTGDESYREPAERTLEYLTTTLWTGEAFAGSQSAGASAEYYTLDPTDREDADAPPVDDTVFADWNAVAVDGLLTLHAYTDDERARQYAERTLDHLRTELVDGDRVVHYRDGDETGERGLLADHARVVAALSTARQVLGADTLADAERLADYVLDDLRSAGSFTDGPASGPALLDRPLRPLDANVEFADALLDLHALTGAERYREAAREAVEAFAGASDRFGPQVAHYAAVASRVRRGGLTVAVADDARSDLHRAALRMADHEKVVVPDATGDAYERGSAYVVEGGVPDPETVSEPATTPDELAALVAERVQ, translated from the coding sequence ATGGACGACAGCGCGGCGGCGACGCGGGTCGAGTGGCGCGAGTGGGGGCCGGCGGCGTTCGAGGCGGCCGACCGCGCCGGCAAGCCGGTGTTGCTCTCGCTGGCGGCGACCTGGTGTACGCACTGCCACGAGATGGACGAGGCGACGTACTCCGAGCCACGCATCGCGGCGAACGTCAACGACGGGTTCGTCCCGGTGCGGGTCGACGTGGACCGGCACCCCCGGGTCGGCGAGCGGTACAACATGGGCGGGTTCCCCTCGACCGTGTTCCTCACGCCGGACGGCGAGGTGCTGACGGGGGCGGGCTACCTCGGCCCCGACGGGATGCGACAGGTGATAGACAGCGTGCGGAAGACGTGGGACGCGAAGGGGACGAGCGCGGGGAGCGTCCCCCGCGCCGTCCAGGGCAACGACACGCCGGCGGGCGAACTCACCGACGACGTGGAGGGGCGGATGGTCGGCCAGCTTCGCGCCGCCTACGACGAGACGGCCGGCGGGTGGGGGACCGACGCGAAGTTCCCGATGCCCCGCACCGTCGAGTTCGCGCTGAAGCGGGAGCGCGAGCAGGCGCTGCGCTCGCTCTCGGCCGTGAGCGCGAACCTGCTCGACGACTACGCCGGCGGCTTCTTCCGGTACGCCACGGAGGCCGACTGGAGCGGGATCCAGTACGAGAAGGTGCTGGACACGAACGCCGCCCTGCTGCGCGCGTTCGCCAACGGCTACCTCTACACCGGCGACGAGTCGTACCGCGAGCCGGCCGAGCGCACGCTGGAGTACCTGACGACCACGCTGTGGACGGGCGAGGCGTTCGCCGGCAGCCAGTCGGCCGGGGCGAGCGCGGAGTACTACACGCTGGACCCGACCGACCGCGAGGACGCGGACGCGCCCCCGGTCGACGACACGGTCTTCGCCGACTGGAACGCGGTCGCGGTCGACGGCCTGCTCACGCTCCACGCCTACACCGACGACGAGCGCGCCCGGCAGTACGCCGAGCGTACGCTCGACCACCTCCGGACCGAACTGGTCGACGGCGACCGCGTGGTCCACTACCGCGACGGCGACGAAACGGGCGAGCGCGGCCTGCTCGCGGACCACGCCCGCGTCGTCGCTGCGCTCTCGACCGCCCGGCAGGTGCTCGGCGCGGACACCCTCGCCGACGCCGAACGGCTCGCCGACTACGTCCTCGACGACCTCCGTTCGGCGGGGTCGTTCACGGACGGCCCGGCCAGCGGCCCGGCGCTGCTGGACCGCCCGCTCCGCCCGCTGGACGCCAACGTCGAGTTCGCCGACGCGCTGCTGGACCTCCACGCGCTGACCGGCGCGGAGCGCTACCGCGAGGCCGCCCGCGAGGCCGTCGAGGCCTTCGCCGGCGCGAGCGACCGGTTCGGGCCGCAGGTCGCCCACTACGCCGCCGTCGCGTCGCGCGTCCGCCGGGGGGGACTCACGGTCGCCGTCGCCGACGACGCCAGGTCGGACCTCCACCGCGCCGCGCTCCGGATGGCCGACCACGAGAAGGTCGTCGTCCCGGACGCTACCGGCGACGCCTACGAGCGCGGCAGCGCCTACGTCGTCGAGGGCGGCGTCCCCGACCCCGAGACGGTCTCGGAGCCGGCCACGACGCCGGACGAACTTGCTGCCCTCGTCGCCGAGCGCGTCCAGTAG
- a CDS encoding FxsA family protein has protein sequence MIWWLLALLLIPLLDALFLIYVALELLGAVETVLLVVLTALVGMLLVRAEGRRTMAKIQRSLAQGEPPTDALLDGGLLIAAGAFLLTPGLVTDAVGLLLALPPTRALIRMALKRWVVTPYVDEKTGGFATGNVYTFGFPDGDADRERDGPDDTYDLGDDAYDVDFEDDDR, from the coding sequence ATGATCTGGTGGCTGCTGGCGCTGCTGCTCATCCCGCTGCTCGACGCGCTGTTTCTCATCTACGTCGCCCTCGAACTGCTCGGTGCCGTCGAGACGGTCCTGCTCGTCGTGCTCACGGCGCTCGTGGGGATGTTGCTCGTCCGCGCCGAGGGGCGCCGCACGATGGCGAAGATCCAGCGCTCGCTCGCTCAGGGCGAACCGCCCACCGACGCCCTGCTCGACGGCGGCCTGCTCATCGCCGCCGGCGCGTTCCTCCTGACCCCCGGCCTCGTCACCGACGCCGTCGGCCTCCTGCTTGCGCTCCCGCCGACCCGCGCGCTGATACGGATGGCGCTCAAGCGCTGGGTCGTCACGCCGTACGTCGACGAGAAGACCGGCGGCTTCGCCACCGGCAACGTGTACACGTTCGGGTTCCCCGACGGCGACGCCGACCGGGAGCGCGACGGCCCCGACGACACCTACGATCTCGGCGACGACGCGTACGACGTGGACTTCGAGGACGACGACCGCTAA
- a CDS encoding DUF7563 family protein: MPTCRSCGEEVSSKYARVCGVDGVVTDCPWCNSQVRDGQPPSGTLYHIRAEGV; this comes from the coding sequence GTGCCAACCTGTCGCTCCTGCGGTGAGGAAGTCAGCTCGAAATACGCCCGTGTCTGCGGTGTCGATGGCGTGGTGACCGACTGCCCGTGGTGCAACTCCCAAGTACGGGACGGACAGCCCCCGAGTGGAACGCTCTACCACATCCGCGCCGAGGGCGTTTAA
- a CDS encoding P-loop NTPase family protein, with translation MSDEQDNYTVGGFREYQDGNRERDPEEVLPHTGFVRDEKVDRQLAMRAVHHDPEKWDGKAAADYLQVQKNRDILRAEGSDTARNALENGDTVTLKHYIGDPSQQADMAGIKTVTRLQEIVAGPAPVIVVLGEMGAGKSDFAGLLGQLRQRWVDGNLLVGSNIRTLDRNDDWVREGGSVDDGWIPNYPLLTKWVAQDGDPVENPQQPKLFIGDEFSSAASGSGEQGHKVRKLMGPLVFKIRKYGGALIYIGHDESSIHPLLWRVGTIIKKQSKKKAVVADRISGGKLVDVDPRPLEGIPPTDWNMATEEASDWSWEAPSGEEKDGEAVAEEDVKRVAMWTMKACRDRGMSPYEIEDFVPYTRTTVKNWLDDYQDGGEKREWVSTVEQVIA, from the coding sequence ATGAGCGACGAACAGGACAACTACACGGTCGGCGGCTTTCGGGAGTACCAGGACGGCAACCGCGAGCGCGACCCCGAGGAGGTACTCCCACACACCGGGTTCGTCCGAGACGAGAAGGTCGACCGTCAGTTAGCCATGCGGGCAGTCCACCACGACCCAGAGAAGTGGGATGGGAAGGCCGCGGCCGACTACCTCCAGGTGCAGAAGAACCGTGACATCCTCCGGGCCGAAGGGAGCGACACCGCGCGGAACGCCTTGGAGAACGGTGATACAGTCACACTGAAGCACTACATCGGCGACCCATCCCAGCAGGCCGACATGGCGGGCATCAAAACGGTGACGCGGCTCCAGGAGATCGTTGCCGGCCCCGCCCCGGTCATCGTCGTGTTGGGCGAGATGGGTGCGGGGAAATCCGACTTCGCGGGACTTCTCGGCCAGCTCCGACAGCGGTGGGTCGACGGGAACCTCCTCGTCGGGTCGAACATCCGGACGCTGGACCGCAACGACGACTGGGTTCGGGAGGGCGGGAGCGTCGACGACGGCTGGATACCGAACTATCCGCTGCTGACCAAGTGGGTCGCACAGGACGGTGACCCCGTCGAGAACCCCCAGCAGCCGAAGCTGTTCATCGGCGACGAGTTCAGCAGCGCGGCCAGTGGCTCCGGCGAGCAAGGGCACAAGGTCCGGAAGTTGATGGGGCCGCTGGTGTTCAAGATCCGCAAGTACGGCGGGGCGCTCATCTACATCGGCCACGACGAGAGTTCGATTCACCCGCTCCTCTGGCGCGTCGGCACGATCATCAAGAAGCAGTCCAAGAAGAAAGCCGTCGTCGCGGACCGCATTTCGGGCGGGAAGCTCGTCGACGTCGACCCGCGGCCGCTCGAAGGCATCCCGCCGACTGATTGGAACATGGCGACCGAAGAGGCGTCAGATTGGTCCTGGGAAGCGCCGAGCGGCGAGGAGAAGGACGGCGAGGCGGTCGCCGAGGAGGACGTGAAGCGGGTGGCCATGTGGACGATGAAGGCGTGTCGGGACCGGGGGATGTCGCCGTACGAAATCGAGGATTTCGTGCCGTACACGCGCACTACCGTCAAGAACTGGCTCGACGACTACCAGGACGGTGGCGAGAAACGCGAGTGGGTTTCGACGGTGGAGCAGGTGATCGCATGA
- a CDS encoding type II toxin-antitoxin system VapC family toxin, whose protein sequence is MRLLLDTNVLVAAVTRDTERSDDAVKLLNEADETYVSVLNLMELRSVLTKKKQFERDRIEQIENRITSRVTVTFPDASDMMEANRLQSEMLLYPMDALVLAAADAVDATLVSFDAELVDHGAEHPKDVV, encoded by the coding sequence ATGAGACTCCTTCTGGATACGAACGTTCTCGTCGCCGCCGTCACCCGTGACACGGAGCGGTCCGACGACGCGGTGAAGCTCCTCAACGAAGCCGACGAGACGTACGTCTCCGTGCTGAACCTGATGGAACTCCGTAGCGTCCTCACGAAGAAAAAGCAGTTCGAGCGCGACCGGATCGAGCAGATCGAGAACCGGATCACCTCCCGCGTCACGGTCACGTTTCCCGACGCCTCCGATATGATGGAGGCCAACCGGCTCCAGTCCGAGATGCTCCTCTACCCGATGGATGCCCTCGTTCTCGCCGCGGCCGACGCCGTCGACGCTACTCTCGTTTCGTTTGACGCCGAACTTGTCGACCATGGCGCGGAACACCCGAAAGACGTAGTGTAG
- a CDS encoding tyrosine-type recombinase/integrase translates to MRTERNRDGSWNVWMSREEYRELPRAADTFEHEIAVRLMGDCGLRVAEVLDVRPEHIDRMSDGRHYELEVVGGKDTTGEYEGGKHRETWLPVEFEAVINRYVQERGLADDEALIDRSKRTVQYWVEEAAADAAAATGDDDYRRLSTHDLRRCWANHLLVEENVSPRIVMALGGWSSYDAIEPYLAAPTEENIIDTMAVTEL, encoded by the coding sequence ATGCGTACTGAACGCAATAGAGACGGGAGCTGGAACGTGTGGATGAGTCGGGAGGAGTACCGCGAGCTACCCCGAGCGGCGGACACCTTCGAGCACGAGATCGCCGTGCGGTTGATGGGCGACTGTGGGCTCCGGGTCGCGGAGGTGCTCGACGTGCGGCCCGAGCACATCGACCGGATGAGCGACGGGCGGCACTACGAGCTGGAGGTAGTCGGCGGGAAGGACACCACCGGCGAGTACGAGGGGGGCAAGCACCGCGAGACGTGGCTCCCCGTCGAGTTCGAGGCGGTCATCAATCGTTACGTCCAGGAGCGTGGGCTCGCCGACGACGAGGCGCTGATCGACCGCTCGAAGCGGACCGTGCAGTACTGGGTGGAGGAGGCCGCGGCTGATGCGGCGGCGGCGACCGGCGACGACGATTACCGGCGGCTGTCGACGCACGACCTTCGGCGCTGCTGGGCGAACCACCTGCTCGTCGAGGAGAACGTGAGTCCGCGGATCGTGATGGCGCTCGGTGGGTGGTCGTCGTACGATGCGATAGAGCCATATCTGGCTGCTCCTACGGAGGAGAACATCATTGACACTATGGCAGTAACTGAGCTCTGA
- a CDS encoding winged helix-turn-helix domain-containing protein produces the protein MGLTLTDAKRRILSLLDEEPRHGYALAKDLGKQGPTVYEHLQELEEAGYVESREDGRRKVYSLTERGELTLQAERAGE, from the coding sequence ATGGGGCTGACGTTGACTGATGCAAAGCGTAGGATTCTCTCTCTATTAGATGAAGAACCCCGCCACGGCTACGCTCTCGCCAAAGATCTTGGAAAGCAAGGCCCTACCGTGTACGAGCATCTTCAAGAACTGGAAGAAGCCGGTTACGTGGAGAGTAGAGAGGACGGTCGAAGAAAGGTATATTCACTCACCGAACGAGGAGAACTGACCCTTCAGGCGGAACGTGCCGGAGAGTAA